The Impatiens glandulifera chromosome 3, dImpGla2.1, whole genome shotgun sequence genome contains a region encoding:
- the LOC124930046 gene encoding uncharacterized protein LOC124930046, translating into MSLVAIYQVLSDDVLLMVAEKDYTKLARKTLKTMYVGVDRVKEAKLQTLKTQFEVICMKNGESMDDFSMKLTTIATGICSLGEKMEEIFVVKNFLRVVPQTYMQIITVIEQFGDLKNMTVEDLGTVEITEVVVKGKVEDEVMHKVHLDKKTPSLAKTKSTLKCYACQKYGHYASEFPNKRHDDEANLTSFYEKESALMFIEGMMNALPEDNETNLEEFVQESSKEELEVVMFNEKKVKEKLLASGDEYNQTDVWYLHNGANNHMTSHQEKLSELDKKITGNVSFEDGNKVHRFPDPACGKICMSNDIVFEEEKKW; encoded by the exons ATGAGCCTCGTCGCCATCTATCAAGTGCTCTCCGATGACGTCCTTCTAATGGTGGCCGAGAAAGATTATACCAAACTAGCGCGGAAGACGCTAAAGACAATGTATGTTGGAGTGGATAGAGTCAAGGAGGCAAAActgcaaaccttgaagacacaatttGAGGTGATTTgtatgaagaatggggaatcgATGGATGATTTCTCCATGAAATTAACAACCATCGCGACTGGTATTTGCTCATTAGGAGAGAAGATGGAGGAGATCTTCGTCGTCAAGAACTTCCTTAGAGTTgtaccacaaacatacatgcagatcATTACAGTGATtgagcaatttggtgacctcaagaatatgaccgtcgagGATC TGGGAACGGTGGAAATAACCGAGGTGGTGGTAAAAGGCAAGGTTGAGGACGAGGTCATGCATAAAGTTCACCTCGACAAGAAAACACCAAGCCTCGCAAAGACAAAGAGCACATtgaagtgttacgcttgtcaaaagtaCGGGCACTACGCGTCTGAGTTCCCTAATAAAAGGCATGACgatgaggcaaacctcactagcttctatgaaaAGGAGTCTGCATTAATGTTTATTGAGGGAATGATGAATGCATTGCCCGAAGACAATGAGACAAACCTCGAAGAGTTCGTGCAAGAGTCGTCCAAAGAGGAACTAGAGGTGGTGATGTTCAATGAAAAGAAAGTCAAGGAGAAACTTCTCGCAAGTGGCGATGAGTATAATCAGACCGATGTGTGGTACCTTCACAATGGAGCAAACAACCATATGACGAGCCATCAAGAGAAGCTCAGTGAGCTCGACAAGAAAATCACCGGAAATGTGAGTTTCGAAGACGGAAACAAGGTGCATAGGTTTCCTGATCCAGCTTGCGGGAAAATTTGTATGAGTAATGATATCGTGttcgaggaggagaagaagtggtAG